GCAAGGCGTACAGCGCCGACGACGGCCAGAAGGGCTACCTCCCCACGGAGGTGGCCACCGTGCTCGACTGGGCCTGACCCCTTCCGTTAACTCCCCGGAGGCACCCATCCCTTCACGCCCCCATCCCACGTCCAACTTCCCGCTGCATGACCTGGCCGTACGCCCCATGCCGGACGGCGTACGCGGCGCCCTGGTGCAGCGCGTCTCGGACCGGCCCGACGGTCCGCTCGACGTCACCTGGCTGCCCGCCGGAACACCGAGACTCTCCCTCGGCCGTATCCGTCTCCACTGGGCGCCCGCCTCCCTCGTCGGCTGGGACGTCAACGCCTACCTGGGCCTGACCACCACCGAGGTAGATCTCGCTTCCTGGCCCGCCGCGCCGGACTACTGGCCGCATCTCGTACGCCCGACCCTCCACGAGGTGACCGGCCTATGTGCCGCTCTGACGGTCGCAACCGCCGCGCTCAAGCTCTCGAACCACCTCGCCAAGCTCTGAGCACGACAGAAGGCCGCCCCGGCCGGGGCGGCCTTGTCGTACGCCCACCCGCATGTCGTGTAGGACCATCCAGACGAGGCTTCGCCTGCACGCAGCCGGCGACCGCCGGCGCCCCCCCCCATTACCTTTTTGGTGGTCCCGCAACGGGGCTACCGGCCTCCGGGCCCGGCATGACTTCCCCCCTTGTTAACCATGATCCGGGGGGTGGTGTCACCGAGCCCGGAGGCACTGACTGACCGCTGATTAGGGGCATGACCACCGGCCTGTTCGCAGGTCGGGAGGCTCTTCGTAATGTGGATGTGGCGATCGGTGCCGTGGGCGAGGCCGGGCAGAAGCACGACCGGAGGATGCACGTGATCGAGACCGGCGACATCGACGTCTATCTCGGCCTGGACGTCGGCAAGGGCGAACACCACGCCACCGCCGTCACCCCGGCCGGGAAGAAGGCGTTCGACAGACGCCTGCCCAACACCGAGCCCAAGCTCCGCGAGCTGTTCGCGAAACTCCAGGCCAAGCACGGAACGGTGCTGGTCGTGGTCGACCAGCCGGCCTCGATCGGAGCCCTGCCGCTGGCGGTTGCGAGGGACATGGGCTGCCCCGTCGCCTACCTGCC
Above is a window of Streptomyces sp. NBC_01498 DNA encoding:
- a CDS encoding esterase, which encodes MPDGVRGALVQRVSDRPDGPLDVTWLPAGTPRLSLGRIRLHWAPASLVGWDVNAYLGLTTTEVDLASWPAAPDYWPHLVRPTLHEVTGLCAALTVATAALKLSNHLAKL